The Oceanithermus desulfurans genome has a window encoding:
- the rplI gene encoding 50S ribosomal protein L9 → MKVILLEPVEKLGDVGQVVNVKPGYARNYLLPRGLAALATEANLKALEAKIRAQAKKAAERKAEAERLKEILEPLTLTLKVKAGETKIYGSVTSRDIAEALEKQHEITIDPKRLLLAKPIKELGSYELVYKPHPEVPIQLKVVVESEENGG, encoded by the coding sequence GTGAAAGTCATCCTGCTCGAACCCGTGGAAAAACTCGGTGACGTGGGCCAGGTCGTCAACGTCAAGCCGGGCTACGCCCGCAACTACCTGCTCCCGCGCGGGCTCGCGGCCCTCGCCACCGAGGCCAACCTCAAGGCGCTCGAGGCCAAGATCCGCGCCCAGGCCAAGAAGGCCGCCGAGCGCAAGGCCGAGGCCGAGCGCCTCAAGGAGATCCTCGAGCCGCTCACCCTGACCCTCAAGGTCAAGGCGGGCGAGACGAAGATCTACGGTTCGGTCACGAGCCGCGACATCGCCGAGGCGCTCGAAAAGCAGCACGAGATCACCATCGACCCCAAGCGCCTGCTGCTGGCCAAGCCCATCAAGGAACTGGGCAGCTACGAGCTGGTCTACAAGCCGCACCCCGAGGTGCCCATCCAGCTCAAGGTCGTGGTCGAGAGCGAAGAAAACGGCGGCTAA
- a CDS encoding single-stranded DNA-binding protein, producing the protein MAKGLNRILLIGTVTQTPEMRYTPGGLAVLEVTVAGNDRVTTETGEERELAWYHRVKMFGRYAEMLVEQLTAGTPVLVDGRLDYRSWEAEGGRRSAVDVRVDRIEVLDRADKGDEQTVSDARGQERLREGLNEVVLIGNLTRDPELRYTPQGTAVIRIGLAVNERYVSRGSEQEKTHFFDVQAWRELAEWAANLKKGDGLFVMGRLVNDSWTTQTGERRFTTRVEANRLERLARGPGRSGGTGAPAKQAQTGGVDIDEGLEDFPPEEDLPF; encoded by the coding sequence ATGGCGAAAGGTTTGAACCGAATCCTGCTGATCGGGACCGTGACCCAGACCCCGGAGATGCGCTACACCCCGGGCGGTCTGGCGGTGCTCGAGGTGACCGTGGCCGGCAACGACCGCGTCACCACCGAGACGGGCGAAGAGCGCGAGCTGGCCTGGTACCACCGGGTCAAGATGTTCGGGCGCTACGCCGAGATGCTGGTCGAGCAGCTCACCGCCGGCACCCCGGTGCTGGTGGACGGCCGCCTCGACTACCGCAGCTGGGAGGCCGAAGGCGGTCGCCGCAGCGCGGTGGACGTGCGCGTCGACCGCATCGAGGTGCTCGACCGGGCGGACAAGGGGGACGAACAGACCGTCTCCGACGCCCGTGGTCAGGAGCGCCTGCGCGAAGGCCTCAACGAGGTGGTCCTGATCGGCAACCTGACCCGCGACCCCGAGCTGCGCTACACCCCCCAGGGCACCGCGGTCATCCGCATCGGCCTGGCGGTGAACGAACGCTACGTCTCGCGCGGCAGCGAGCAGGAGAAGACGCACTTCTTCGACGTGCAGGCCTGGCGCGAACTCGCCGAGTGGGCCGCCAACCTGAAGAAGGGCGACGGCCTTTTCGTCATGGGACGCCTGGTCAACGACTCGTGGACGACGCAGACCGGAGAGCGCCGCTTCACCACCCGCGTAGAAGCCAACCGGCTCGAACGCCTCGCACGTGGCCCCGGACGTAGTGGTGGGACCGGTGCCCCTGCCAAGCAGGCCCAGACGGGCGGGGTGGATATCGACGAAGGCCTCGAAGACTTCCCACCGGAGGAGGATTTACCGTTTTGA
- a CDS encoding spermine/spermidine synthase domain-containing protein: METGPFGLAGGEMLELRQDLNPSDQVRHEIEEVLAVGRTAWQHYLFFRSKVHGVCVALDGDLQSCEADEGLYHEALVHPAMLAHPAPRRVLIMGGGEGATLREVLRHPSVSEVVMVDLDEEFVGLCRRLIPDWAEGAWDDPRLELRHEDIVRYLEHTPGGFDVVVGDLIDASDAESPASGLYAPEFYRRLAAALAPGAVLATQAGPLAPGAIRGHRRVRASLAQAFSRVHSYGIYVPSFTGLWGYVLAGAADLIPGGYAEHRALFELRARERGLDLEATGPEALAAAFALPRRLTAALEGGA; this comes from the coding sequence GTGGAGACGGGGCCCTTCGGGCTCGCGGGAGGTGAAATGCTCGAGCTCAGGCAAGACCTCAACCCCAGCGATCAGGTAAGGCATGAAATCGAAGAAGTGCTGGCCGTAGGGCGCACCGCCTGGCAGCACTACTTGTTTTTCCGGAGCAAGGTCCACGGCGTCTGCGTCGCCCTCGACGGCGACCTGCAGTCGTGCGAGGCCGACGAGGGGCTGTACCACGAGGCGCTGGTGCACCCCGCGATGCTGGCCCACCCGGCCCCCAGGCGGGTCCTCATCATGGGCGGCGGCGAGGGGGCGACGCTGCGCGAGGTGCTGCGCCACCCCAGCGTGAGCGAGGTGGTGATGGTCGACCTGGACGAGGAGTTCGTGGGTCTGTGCCGGCGCCTCATCCCCGACTGGGCCGAGGGGGCCTGGGACGACCCGCGGCTCGAGCTGCGGCACGAGGACATCGTGCGCTACCTCGAGCACACCCCCGGCGGCTTCGACGTGGTGGTGGGCGACCTCATCGACGCCAGCGATGCGGAATCGCCGGCGTCGGGACTGTACGCTCCCGAGTTCTACCGCCGCCTGGCCGCGGCTCTGGCCCCGGGGGCGGTGCTGGCCACCCAGGCGGGGCCGCTCGCCCCCGGGGCGATCCGCGGGCACCGCCGCGTACGCGCTTCGCTCGCCCAGGCCTTCAGCCGGGTGCACAGTTACGGGATCTACGTGCCCAGCTTCACCGGCCTTTGGGGTTACGTCCTCGCGGGCGCGGCCGACCTGATTCCCGGCGGCTACGCCGAGCACCGGGCGCTCTTCGAGCTGCGCGCCCGCGAACGGGGGCTCGACCTCGAAGCCACCGGCCCCGAGGCCCTGGCCGCGGCCTTCGCGCTGCCGCGCCGCCTGACGGCCGCGCTGGAGGGCGGGGCATGA
- the rpsR gene encoding 30S ribosomal protein S18: protein MSSRRPRGPRRFRKPKVCQFCTGELEITDYKDAKMLKRFISETGKILPRRRTGTCAKHQRRLATTIKRARILAIIPFTEKLVRK from the coding sequence TTGAGCAGCAGAAGACCCCGCGGACCCCGCAGGTTCCGCAAACCCAAGGTGTGCCAGTTCTGCACCGGCGAGCTGGAGATCACCGACTACAAGGACGCCAAGATGCTGAAGCGCTTCATCTCGGAGACCGGCAAGATCCTGCCGCGTCGCCGCACCGGCACCTGCGCCAAGCACCAGCGGCGCCTCGCCACCACGATCAAGCGCGCGCGCATCCTGGCGATCATCCCCTTCACCGAGAAGCTGGTCCGTAAGTAG
- a CDS encoding serine hydrolase domain-containing protein, with protein MIVSVLVLVLAACGAPKNPGGISDKGGFDPELMEQYLRNAYEGNVVGFSYAINHEGKLARSGAWGLARRAVDGEQAMAAGTRQLLASVSKTVNAIFFLQAMRRINDALGYAYVDLASPVAPWLPDAWAVGPGFTGGNPLTFRHLLAHTSGFGQIFDGLTDAEKALWGNGWSGLEYVVGLGAMPGSPRDYKNANPALFRILIPRLFQKAGLSPFEVNENTAGALYVAMLNEQILLPLGIGRVECSFQSAGNYALYYDFENPTQPGTDASRALKDCGGHSGLFMSAVELAKLLAYARYDDGILDDEARDRMAQQALGWYNRVSTGDPDTARLRKRGDYYSWYVDKKAYPWLANEQHTCAIWYPRQVEAVLLVNSSVGNGAPMPCDLLDQAYQAAVAGP; from the coding sequence ATGATCGTAAGCGTATTGGTTCTGGTGCTGGCCGCGTGCGGCGCGCCCAAGAACCCTGGAGGGATCAGCGACAAAGGCGGTTTCGACCCTGAGCTCATGGAGCAGTACCTCCGCAACGCCTACGAGGGCAACGTGGTGGGCTTCTCCTACGCGATCAACCACGAGGGAAAGCTGGCGCGCTCGGGGGCCTGGGGCCTGGCCCGGCGGGCGGTCGACGGCGAGCAGGCCATGGCCGCCGGCACCCGCCAGCTTCTGGCCAGCGTGAGCAAGACCGTGAACGCCATCTTCTTCCTGCAGGCAATGCGCCGCATCAACGACGCGTTGGGGTACGCCTACGTGGACCTCGCGAGCCCCGTGGCTCCCTGGCTGCCCGACGCCTGGGCGGTGGGGCCGGGGTTCACCGGCGGCAACCCCCTCACCTTCCGGCACCTGCTTGCGCACACGAGCGGCTTCGGGCAGATCTTCGACGGGCTCACAGACGCCGAGAAGGCGCTTTGGGGCAACGGCTGGAGCGGACTCGAGTACGTCGTCGGCCTGGGGGCGATGCCCGGCTCCCCGCGCGACTACAAGAACGCCAACCCGGCGCTGTTCCGCATCCTGATCCCGCGGCTGTTCCAAAAGGCGGGGCTGTCGCCCTTCGAGGTGAACGAGAACACCGCCGGCGCCCTCTACGTGGCCATGCTCAACGAGCAGATCCTGCTGCCCCTGGGCATCGGCCGGGTGGAGTGCAGCTTCCAAAGCGCGGGCAACTACGCCCTCTACTACGACTTCGAAAACCCAACGCAGCCCGGTACCGACGCCAGCCGGGCGCTCAAGGACTGCGGCGGCCACAGCGGCCTGTTCATGTCGGCGGTGGAGCTCGCCAAGCTGCTGGCCTACGCCCGCTACGACGACGGGATCCTGGACGACGAGGCGCGCGACCGCATGGCGCAGCAGGCCCTGGGCTGGTACAACCGCGTCAGCACGGGCGACCCCGACACCGCGCGGCTGCGCAAGCGGGGCGACTACTACAGCTGGTACGTGGACAAGAAGGCCTACCCCTGGCTGGCCAACGAACAGCACACCTGCGCGATCTGGTACCCGCGCCAGGTGGAGGCGGTGCTGCTGGTGAACTCTTCGGTCGGCAACGGCGCGCCCATGCCCTGCGACCTTCTCGATCAGGCCTACCAGGCGGCGGTGGCGGGCCCGTAG
- a CDS encoding PKD domain-containing protein, producing the protein MNQRWNPTLRRAARALAVVSGLWLLAACTNPFQPDPVTWEVEPDTLLFRGAAGVTAPTASFVLRNAGRSAADFRVEPSSDWILVEPKTGRLAPGASATLRVGVSGCTDAELRAGLIAVSGPGARATVRVVHECASDNAPPTAVLTASPQQGAAPLRVVFSVESSDPDGDLLDCELDFGDGTAPARVCSGETAHSYLEPGGYTAVLTVSDGSTGTQATRTIAVGAVDAPTWVAEPTQLTFDAVVGGTAPDPQNLRLRNAGGAAGSFTATADSAWLTVNPSAGTLDPAAETLLAVRVAACEAAGRTSARLTLAGGGAQTEVTVVRNCASPQNRPPAAALAADPTTGAPPLTVRFTTSASDPDGDALTCSLDFGDGSSAALDCGTAVGHTYAAAGRYTAVLTVRDGQGGTARAEQTVEAASPNQPPSATLSADPDSGTAPLNVTFALTSSDPDGDALTCSLDFGDGQSLARCSGSVAHSYDQPGTYRSVFSVEDGRGGRASAEALVRVAAPSNPGAFDIQILFVEEPADPDVRAAFENAAVRWEQVLTGDLRDVQANVSAGSCLDSNPGYQGTIDDLLIVADVVPIDGAYGILGSAGPCYVRGDAGQADYYLPYFGIMKFDSADLDRMKQNGTLEVVILHEMGHVLGLGTLWEAGPFAFLNHNAASCQDASDVTYDGPAAMDAWHALGAVGEVHVENTGGAGTKCGHWREATFDTELMTGWIDGAVAPLSRVTVGSLADLGYAVNYAAADGYALPSGDLAQLAGGERLEEVLILPQPPTP; encoded by the coding sequence GTGAACCAACGCTGGAACCCCACCCTCCGCCGTGCGGCCAGGGCCCTGGCCGTCGTATCCGGGCTGTGGCTGCTCGCCGCCTGCACGAACCCGTTCCAACCCGATCCCGTCACCTGGGAGGTCGAGCCGGACACGCTGCTGTTTCGCGGGGCTGCGGGCGTTACCGCTCCCACCGCCTCCTTCGTCCTGCGCAACGCGGGCCGCTCCGCCGCCGACTTTCGCGTCGAACCCAGCAGCGACTGGATCCTCGTCGAGCCCAAAACCGGCCGGCTCGCCCCCGGCGCGTCGGCCACGCTGCGCGTCGGCGTGAGCGGCTGCACCGACGCGGAGCTGCGCGCGGGTCTGATCGCCGTCAGCGGGCCGGGCGCGCGCGCCACGGTGCGCGTGGTGCACGAATGCGCCAGCGACAACGCCCCGCCGACCGCGGTGCTGACGGCGTCGCCACAGCAGGGAGCGGCGCCGCTGCGCGTCGTCTTCAGCGTGGAAAGCTCGGACCCCGACGGCGACCTGCTCGACTGTGAGCTCGACTTCGGCGACGGCACCGCGCCCGCACGTGTCTGCAGCGGGGAAACGGCGCACAGCTACCTCGAGCCCGGCGGGTACACCGCGGTCTTGACCGTCAGCGACGGCAGCACCGGCACCCAGGCCACCCGCACGATCGCGGTGGGCGCCGTCGATGCGCCCACCTGGGTGGCCGAACCCACCCAGCTGACCTTCGACGCGGTCGTCGGCGGAACCGCCCCCGACCCTCAGAACCTGCGCCTCCGCAACGCCGGGGGCGCCGCCGGCTCGTTTACGGCGACCGCCGATAGCGCCTGGCTCACGGTGAACCCGTCGGCCGGGACGCTGGATCCCGCGGCGGAGACGCTGCTCGCCGTCCGCGTCGCCGCCTGCGAGGCGGCCGGCCGCACGAGCGCCCGCCTGACCCTTGCGGGCGGGGGCGCCCAGACCGAGGTCACGGTGGTGCGCAACTGCGCCTCGCCGCAGAACCGGCCGCCGGCCGCCGCCCTGGCCGCCGACCCGACCACGGGGGCACCGCCCCTGACCGTGCGCTTCACCACCTCCGCCTCCGACCCCGACGGCGACGCGCTGACCTGCAGCCTCGACTTCGGGGACGGCTCCTCGGCGGCCCTCGACTGCGGCACCGCCGTCGGCCACACCTACGCCGCCGCCGGCCGGTACACCGCGGTGCTGACCGTCCGCGACGGTCAGGGAGGCACCGCCCGGGCGGAGCAGACGGTCGAGGCGGCGTCGCCCAACCAGCCGCCCTCCGCCACGCTTTCCGCCGACCCGGACTCCGGCACCGCCCCGCTGAACGTGACCTTCGCGCTCACGAGCTCCGACCCTGACGGCGACGCGCTGACCTGCAGCCTCGACTTCGGCGACGGGCAGAGCCTGGCGCGCTGCAGCGGAAGCGTCGCCCACAGCTACGACCAGCCCGGCACCTACCGGTCCGTCTTCTCGGTCGAGGACGGCCGCGGCGGCCGTGCCTCGGCGGAGGCGCTGGTGCGCGTCGCCGCTCCTTCCAACCCGGGAGCCTTCGACATCCAGATCCTGTTCGTCGAAGAGCCCGCCGACCCCGACGTGCGCGCCGCCTTCGAAAACGCCGCAGTGCGCTGGGAACAGGTCCTCACCGGCGACCTGCGCGACGTCCAGGCCAACGTTTCCGCGGGGTCCTGCCTGGACAGCAACCCCGGCTACCAGGGAACGATCGACGACCTCCTGATCGTAGCCGACGTGGTGCCCATCGACGGCGCCTACGGCATCCTGGGCAGCGCCGGGCCCTGTTACGTGCGCGGCGACGCCGGTCAGGCGGACTACTACCTGCCCTACTTCGGGATCATGAAGTTCGACTCGGCCGACCTGGACCGCATGAAGCAGAACGGAACCCTTGAGGTCGTGATCCTGCACGAGATGGGGCACGTGCTCGGCCTCGGCACCCTCTGGGAGGCGGGGCCGTTCGCCTTCCTGAACCACAACGCCGCCAGCTGCCAGGACGCCAGCGACGTCACCTACGACGGCCCCGCCGCCATGGACGCCTGGCACGCGCTCGGGGCGGTGGGCGAGGTGCACGTGGAGAACACCGGGGGAGCAGGGACGAAGTGCGGCCACTGGCGCGAGGCCACCTTCGACACCGAGCTGATGACGGGGTGGATCGACGGCGCCGTCGCGCCGCTGAGCCGGGTGACCGTCGGCAGCCTCGCCGACCTGGGGTACGCGGTGAACTACGCTGCGGCCGACGGCTACGCGCTGCCCAGCGGCGACCTGGCGCAGCTGGCGGGCGGCGAGCGGCTCGAGGAGGTCCTGATCCTGCCGCAGCCCCCGACCCCCTAG
- a CDS encoding right-handed parallel beta-helix repeat-containing protein — MLKNLRIRWTVPVLTILFLLAACQPGNGNGNGNGNGNGGGGGGGGDDPPPYNPVVCEHTGSGQDYPVGPGQTYATPADVPWDELGPGDTVRIFYREEPYREKIVIRTDGSEDQPIRLCGVPGPNGERPILDGDGAVNDPDDADAYTTYGPMEGLAMIMLYNPDYDLKVHNVVIEGLHIRNVKNNFSYTRMNGTTDNYEDGAACIRIQAADNVVIRGNELENCGNGIFTMSQGYNEAHLTRNLLIEGNYLHGHGQPGSYLEHGLYIQAIGVVYQYNRFGPNAPGSDGVTLKERVAGSTIRYNWFDSGSARMLDLVEVEDAAPWYLVSEYLRELGCTDVNNCPDLDPDRLAKVQEADAAYRKTYVYGNFFRHVGSETAAGNIVHYGSDNDPALSHNGTLYFYNNTVLVLQDRDDVWRFRLFYLGNRDAPSRSLETVEMFNNIVYVAGETGEPSYFCLDDTNQGTINFGVNWFTNTWQDVAVQEECYYGSAADGPTVTGVENLLDVAGAPVPLDLTTLDPVDTPLVRDQAQPLPDGLPAVDYQYLRHLQAEERPDVRDLGARDLP, encoded by the coding sequence ATGCTCAAGAATCTACGCATCCGGTGGACGGTCCCCGTACTCACGATCCTGTTTCTGCTGGCCGCCTGCCAGCCGGGCAACGGCAACGGTAACGGTAACGGCAACGGTAACGGTGGCGGAGGAGGCGGTGGCGGGGACGATCCCCCGCCCTACAACCCGGTCGTCTGCGAGCACACCGGAAGTGGTCAGGACTACCCCGTCGGCCCGGGGCAGACCTACGCCACCCCGGCCGACGTACCCTGGGACGAACTGGGCCCCGGCGACACGGTGCGCATCTTCTACCGCGAGGAGCCCTACCGCGAGAAGATCGTGATCCGCACCGACGGCAGCGAAGACCAGCCTATTCGCCTGTGCGGTGTGCCCGGACCGAACGGCGAACGCCCGATCCTGGATGGCGACGGCGCGGTGAACGACCCCGACGACGCGGACGCCTACACGACCTACGGCCCCATGGAGGGGCTGGCCATGATCATGCTGTACAACCCGGACTACGACCTCAAGGTTCACAACGTGGTGATCGAGGGGCTGCACATCCGCAACGTCAAGAACAACTTCAGCTACACCCGCATGAACGGCACCACGGACAACTACGAAGACGGCGCCGCCTGCATCCGCATCCAGGCCGCCGACAACGTGGTGATCCGCGGCAACGAGCTGGAGAACTGCGGCAACGGCATCTTCACCATGTCGCAGGGCTACAACGAGGCCCACCTGACCCGCAACCTGCTCATCGAGGGCAACTACCTGCACGGCCACGGCCAGCCCGGGAGCTACCTCGAGCACGGCCTCTACATCCAGGCCATCGGGGTCGTCTACCAGTACAACCGCTTCGGCCCCAACGCCCCCGGTTCCGACGGGGTCACCCTCAAGGAGCGGGTGGCCGGCTCGACGATCCGCTACAACTGGTTCGACTCCGGCAGCGCCCGCATGCTCGACCTGGTCGAGGTGGAGGACGCCGCACCCTGGTACCTCGTCTCCGAGTACCTGCGCGAACTGGGCTGCACGGACGTGAACAACTGCCCCGACCTCGACCCCGACCGCCTCGCCAAGGTGCAAGAAGCCGACGCGGCCTACCGCAAGACCTACGTCTACGGCAACTTCTTCCGCCACGTCGGCAGCGAGACCGCCGCGGGCAACATCGTCCACTACGGCAGCGACAACGACCCGGCGCTTTCCCACAACGGGACTCTCTACTTTTACAACAATACTGTTCTGGTTCTGCAGGATCGTGACGACGTCTGGCGCTTCCGGCTCTTTTACCTGGGCAACCGCGACGCCCCCTCGCGTTCGCTGGAGACCGTAGAGATGTTCAACAACATCGTCTACGTGGCCGGCGAGACGGGCGAGCCGTCCTACTTCTGCCTCGACGACACCAACCAGGGAACGATCAACTTCGGGGTGAACTGGTTCACGAACACCTGGCAGGACGTCGCGGTACAGGAGGAGTGCTACTACGGCAGCGCCGCCGACGGCCCCACGGTCACCGGCGTCGAAAACCTCCTCGACGTCGCCGGCGCGCCCGTGCCCCTGGACCTCACCACCCTCGACCCGGTGGACACCCCGCTGGTACGCGACCAGGCCCAGCCGCTTCCGGACGGCCTGCCCGCCGTCGACTACCAGTACCTGCGCCACCTGCAGGCCGAGGAGCGCCCCGACGTCCGCGACCTGGGCGCGCGCGATCTGCCCTAA
- a CDS encoding S-adenosylmethionine decarboxylase gives MSRLKLSGFNNLRKLLSFSFYDFVVATDEDDRKSYAAYLNERYAAARVRALLERIADIIDAEVLASSEQDYDPYGASALLLLSDEAGSGAAPAWASSVRMHLDKSHIAAHTYPDFAHPEGILGFRVDIELSTCGEISPLRSLDEIFRFFDTDVVVIDYLVRGYTRAEDGSHVFMDHEVPSITRFIDPEILAQFERVERALPAAHTWQLKLLRTRIDPSEYFAPAKPVDEVQLQGVLDEMAAVYRGL, from the coding sequence ATGAGCCGGCTCAAGCTCAGCGGCTTCAACAACCTGCGCAAGCTGCTCAGCTTCAGCTTCTACGACTTCGTGGTGGCGACAGACGAGGACGACCGCAAGAGCTACGCCGCCTACCTGAACGAACGTTACGCCGCGGCGCGCGTGCGCGCGCTGCTGGAGCGCATTGCCGATATCATCGACGCCGAGGTGCTCGCCTCCAGCGAGCAGGACTACGACCCTTACGGGGCCAGCGCGCTGCTGCTGCTCTCCGACGAGGCGGGCTCGGGCGCGGCGCCCGCCTGGGCCTCCTCGGTGCGGATGCACCTCGACAAGAGCCACATCGCCGCCCACACCTACCCCGACTTCGCCCACCCCGAGGGGATCCTGGGCTTCCGCGTGGACATCGAGCTCTCCACCTGCGGCGAGATCAGCCCGCTGCGCTCCCTCGACGAGATCTTCCGCTTCTTCGACACCGACGTGGTGGTCATCGACTACCTGGTGCGCGGCTACACCCGCGCCGAGGACGGCTCGCACGTCTTCATGGACCACGAGGTGCCCTCGATCACCCGCTTCATCGACCCGGAGATCCTCGCCCAGTTCGAGCGCGTCGAGCGCGCGCTGCCCGCCGCCCACACCTGGCAGCTCAAGCTGCTGCGTACCCGGATCGACCCCTCCGAGTACTTCGCTCCCGCAAAGCCCGTGGACGAGGTGCAGCTGCAGGGCGTCCTCGACGAGATGGCGGCGGTCTACCGCGGCCTCTGA
- the dnaB gene encoding replicative DNA helicase, translated as MAEPARSLPTGRIPPHNLEAEASVLGSALVDNEAIDRIEGLITPDVFYKEAHRKIWRAMEALRTRSEPVDLVTLSEELKKAGELDEVGGLTYLVGLSEATPTAAYAEHYARIVAEKAVLRRLIAAAGEVMRLAYDEAGSVEEIVDQAGKLILDVATHGPRHDFQEMRELVTEAHERIARLREHGVAGDMLATGFADLDRMIGGLGPGSLNIIAARPSMGKTAFALTIAQNVALRDGTPVALFSLEMPAIDLVLRMLSSEARVDMNRIRQAQLSDRDYERLVTAAGRIYEAPVFIDDTPGLTLMELRARARRLAVHHKVGLIVIDYMQLMSGGQSTRSGENRQQEIAAISRGLKGLARELEVPVVALSQLSRAVESRPNKRPMLSDLRESGSIEQDADLVLFIYRDDYYNEHSEKAGIAEIIIGKQRNGPVGTVELQFHAAHVRFNDLAHGDF; from the coding sequence ATGGCCGAACCGGCGAGAAGCCTGCCCACGGGGCGTATCCCCCCCCACAACCTGGAAGCCGAGGCCAGCGTGCTGGGCTCGGCTCTTGTGGACAACGAGGCCATCGACCGCATCGAAGGCCTGATCACGCCCGACGTTTTCTACAAAGAGGCCCACCGCAAGATCTGGCGGGCCATGGAGGCGTTGCGCACGCGCAGCGAGCCGGTGGACCTGGTCACCCTCTCCGAAGAGCTCAAGAAGGCGGGCGAGCTCGACGAGGTGGGCGGCCTCACCTACCTGGTGGGGCTGAGCGAGGCCACCCCCACCGCCGCCTACGCCGAGCACTACGCCCGCATCGTCGCCGAGAAGGCGGTGCTGCGGCGCCTCATCGCCGCCGCCGGCGAGGTGATGCGGCTGGCCTACGACGAGGCCGGCAGCGTGGAGGAGATCGTCGACCAGGCGGGGAAGCTCATCCTCGACGTGGCCACCCACGGGCCCCGGCACGACTTCCAGGAGATGCGCGAGCTCGTCACCGAAGCCCACGAGCGCATCGCCCGCCTGCGGGAACACGGGGTTGCCGGCGACATGCTGGCCACCGGGTTCGCCGACCTGGACCGCATGATCGGAGGGCTGGGTCCGGGCAGCCTCAACATCATCGCCGCCCGCCCCTCGATGGGCAAGACGGCCTTCGCCCTTACCATCGCCCAGAACGTGGCGCTGCGCGACGGGACGCCGGTGGCGCTCTTCTCGCTGGAGATGCCCGCGATCGACCTGGTGCTGCGCATGCTTTCCAGCGAGGCGCGGGTGGACATGAACCGCATCCGCCAGGCGCAGCTCTCGGACCGCGACTACGAGCGGCTGGTCACCGCCGCCGGCCGCATCTACGAAGCGCCGGTCTTCATCGACGACACCCCCGGCCTCACCCTGATGGAGCTGCGCGCCCGGGCGCGCCGGCTCGCGGTGCACCACAAGGTGGGCCTGATCGTCATCGACTACATGCAGTTGATGAGCGGCGGCCAGTCCACCCGCAGCGGCGAGAACCGCCAGCAGGAGATCGCCGCGATCAGCCGCGGGCTCAAGGGCCTGGCGCGCGAGCTGGAGGTGCCGGTGGTGGCGCTCTCCCAGCTCAGCCGCGCGGTGGAGAGCCGTCCCAACAAGCGCCCCATGCTCAGCGACCTGCGCGAGTCGGGGTCGATCGAGCAGGACGCCGACCTGGTTCTCTTCATCTACCGCGACGACTACTACAACGAACACTCCGAAAAGGCGGGCATCGCCGAGATCATCATCGGCAAGCAGCGCAACGGTCCGGTGGGCACGGTCGAACTGCAGTTCCACGCCGCCCACGTGCGCTTCAACGACCTGGCGCACGGTGACTTCTAG
- the rpsF gene encoding 30S ribosomal protein S6, whose amino-acid sequence MPQYDVGIILNPNLEPTQLQLEKDMIQAALDKHKAEVKAIDEWGNRRLAYPIEKDPEGYYIFYTVEMEAGEAAPLEAELRIRDNVRRVLIVRDRPEWKTKKG is encoded by the coding sequence ATGCCACAGTACGACGTGGGGATCATCCTGAACCCCAACCTCGAGCCGACCCAGTTGCAGCTGGAGAAGGACATGATCCAGGCGGCGCTGGACAAGCACAAGGCCGAGGTCAAAGCGATCGACGAGTGGGGCAACCGCCGCCTCGCCTACCCCATCGAGAAGGACCCGGAAGGTTACTACATCTTCTATACGGTCGAGATGGAGGCGGGCGAAGCCGCGCCCCTGGAAGCCGAGTTGCGCATCCGCGACAACGTGCGGCGTGTGCTCATCGTGCGCGACCGACCCGAGTGGAAGACCAAGAAGGGCTAG